DNA from Chitinophaga pendula:
GGAATAGAGATCATAAGGATTAAATTTCTTGACCCATTCAAACATTTGATGGTCATGCTCACTCATCAGGTGATTATAAGCATGCTCCCGGTGCTGTGAATAGAATGAATGATAACGGATCATATACAAAGCCGGTTCCGGCAGATAATCTTTCGTGATCTGATACAGGTATTCATCATGTCCCCACGACATCTGCACTTTATCCAGTCCGCAATGAGGAGAATAGATGCCATACTCTGTATTATAACGTTCATCACGGCTATCGGGATTCAATGCAAAGAATTCCGGATATACGATCTTGTCAGAGAATTTACATCCTACCGGGAAAGTATCCCCAACCACGGCCCACTGAGGCTCGCCAAACAGGCAAAGCACCTTTCCCATATCATGGATAAAGCCGGTTAGTACGAACCAGTCCGGATGGCCATCCGCACGAATGGATTCCGCCGTTTGCAACAGGTGTTGCAGTTGATCCAGTTCTATGTCGGGGTCGGAATCATCCACCAGGGTGTTCAGGAATTCCATCGCCTCCCATACCGGCAGGTCTTTCCGGTTGAATTGTAAAAACGCCCGCTTTTTCTCCTGCACAAAGTCATAAGTCTGATATTGATGGTTCAGCCGGTAAAACTCACGTACCGTATCCCGGCCAGGATTATCGTAGTTGCGGAACTCTTCTTTACTCTTGGCAGGACTATCCTGCTCCGGATAACGCGCCAATACATCGTCTTCCCATTGTTCTATGCTTTGCAATGGATTGATTTCTTCCTGCGAAAAGTTGTTTGCCTGTTTCATAAAATGCATTTGAGTACCTGGTAATAATTTTGTTGATCGTCTGATAAGGGAAAGGACTTTAGCTACCTGCCACTGGTGGCAACCGGTAGCTATATGGTTTGGAATTTGCCTCGTGGAATTACACGGAATTTACGTTTTTCTGACGGCATATCCGATTTTATTTTACAGGTGGCGCTACCAGAACACCGTATACAGTGCGGTCAGAATCCCCATAATAATGACAGCTCCCACCACAAATGCAGGTGGACAGCGGAACATAGTAGTGTCCACCTGGATGATACGCGGCTGTTCCTTACTGCGTTTATCCAGTAAGGAGATCAATACCATCAGCACCGCCAGGATGCCAAATACGATGGACATGCGATCC
Protein-coding regions in this window:
- a CDS encoding inositol oxygenase family protein, which translates into the protein MKQANNFSQEEINPLQSIEQWEDDVLARYPEQDSPAKSKEEFRNYDNPGRDTVREFYRLNHQYQTYDFVQEKKRAFLQFNRKDLPVWEAMEFLNTLVDDSDPDIELDQLQHLLQTAESIRADGHPDWFVLTGFIHDMGKVLCLFGEPQWAVVGDTFPVGCKFSDKIVYPEFFALNPDSRDERYNTEYGIYSPHCGLDKVQMSWGHDEYLYQITKDYLPEPALYMIRYHSFYSQHREHAYNHLMSEHDHQMFEWVKKFNPYDLYSKSPKPPVVSELRSYYEDLIAKYLPATVQL